In Acinetobacter lwoffii, the following proteins share a genomic window:
- the crcB gene encoding fluoride efflux transporter CrcB, with the protein MYLPLLSIACGSVLGAWLRWGISLKFNSLFENIPFGTVIVNLVGAFIIGLAVSFFSNSSISPNYKLFVVTGFCGALTTFSTFSIEVVGLLQSSKLEYAISTIAIHVIGSLIFTILGIFTYHLATTH; encoded by the coding sequence ATGTATCTCCCCCTTTTATCCATTGCATGTGGTTCTGTGCTTGGAGCCTGGCTACGCTGGGGCATTAGCCTTAAATTTAATAGCCTATTTGAAAATATCCCTTTCGGAACAGTAATTGTTAACTTAGTTGGTGCTTTTATCATTGGGTTAGCAGTATCATTTTTTTCAAATAGCTCAATAAGCCCGAATTATAAATTATTCGTCGTCACGGGCTTCTGTGGTGCATTAACTACATTTTCAACTTTCTCAATCGAAGTCGTTGGATTATTGCAGAGTTCAAAATTGGAATATGCCATTTCAACCATAGCCATTCATGTAATTGGTTCATTGATATTCACTATTTTGGGAATATTTACATACCACTTAGCAACCACACATTAA
- the ppa gene encoding inorganic diphosphatase: MSFQKVKVGINPPDDFYSIIEIPANAKPIKYEVNKEYDALLVDRFLSTAMSYPSNYGYIPQTLSEDGDPLDVFVIAPHAVAVGSIIRSRPVGVMYMEDEAGIDAKIIAVPHSKLTPLYNNIKDLNDLPQLQLEQMKHFFEHYKDLEQGKWMKFNGWGNIGEARTEILKSIQAYK; this comes from the coding sequence ATGAGCTTTCAAAAAGTTAAAGTAGGTATCAATCCACCAGATGACTTCTACAGCATCATTGAAATTCCTGCAAATGCAAAACCAATCAAGTACGAAGTGAATAAAGAATATGATGCCTTATTGGTTGATCGCTTCCTAAGTACAGCAATGTCTTATCCTTCCAATTACGGTTATATCCCTCAGACATTAAGCGAAGATGGTGATCCGTTGGATGTATTTGTAATAGCGCCACATGCGGTTGCAGTGGGTTCTATAATTCGTAGCCGACCTGTGGGCGTTATGTACATGGAAGACGAAGCCGGTATTGATGCAAAGATTATTGCGGTGCCGCATTCTAAACTGACCCCACTCTACAACAATATCAAAGACCTCAATGATCTCCCACAGCTGCAATTAGAGCAAATGAAGCACTTTTTTGAACACTACAAAGATTTAGAACAGGGTAAGTGGATGAAATTTAATGGTTGGGGAAATATTGGAGAAGCTAGAACAGAGATTCTGAAATCTATCCAAGCATACAAATAA